Genomic window (Chondrocystis sp. NIES-4102):
TCGCATCACCTCGGAAACTATCAAATGGAATATTAGTATCCGTCAATTAGATATTTTATCCCTCAGTGTAGAAGATTCTGCCAACCGTCTATCATTTAGCATTTTAGTTGGTTCTCTAATTATGGGGGCAGCAATTATCTCTACAGGTTCTTCAACCACTCAAGTTTCCATTCTCAGTAATGTCCTGTTTACGGTGGCTAGTCTTTTAGGAATTTGGTTAATTGTCAGTATTTTACGTTCAGGCAAACTTAAGTAGACGTAAGTGAGATTGTTTTTTTAAACCTTATTATTATCTTTTTATCTAAGCTTGTAAATTCAAGACTTGGAGGTGCTTGATAATTGTTGTTAAACATCGACAAATATAAAGTTATCAACAAGCACGAGTGACAATTTTTTAAAGACTCTGCGAATATATACTTAGAAAAGTCAGATCGGTATTATGATTAGTAATACTTAAAAATTCGTAATGCCTGAGAAATTTCGGAGTGGTTATGAGTGGGATCATAGGTCGATTTCAGTTGTTTTTCGACCTTTTATATTTATATTTTCAAGAAACTTACTTAGGCTTAGAAGCTCATAACTCTATTCAGATATTTTTACAGAGCAAACTTTAAATAATAACTTTAAAAGATAAATTAAAAAGTTTAATAAGGAATAAAAAAATGAAGCTTAAAAAGCTAAATAATAAAATCAGAAGCTTAGATAAAAGGCTGCTTAGTCTCAATAATCGTCACTTTTTCATCATTGATGCCATTATTTTCTCACTAACCCCTTTATTAGGGATTGTCTTACGTGTAGATGATGTACCCACATTAGAAGAATATCGCGGTGGCATAATTATAGCTACAATACTTTTTTCCATAATTAAACTAGTAATTTTTACCTTTGGGGGTGTTTATAAACGTTATTGGAAATATGCCAGTATTGATGAATTAATCCAAATTGCCGTTTTAACAGGCGCAGCCGTAATTGCTGAAACAATTATCTTAAGTGTCTTTGCCTATACCATTGGCACAAATTTAAACCAATACTTAGTACCTCGTTCTTTACCTTTATTAGACGGTATTTTAACTTTTCTTTTAGTAGGAGGCATTCGCTTCAGTATTAGGGCAGCAGAACGAAAAAATAAACAAAGCAAAAACTTTTATAAACGTGAGCGCGTGTTAATTGTAGGTGCTGGAGATGCTGGAGTATCACTACTACAAGAAATGCGTCGTAACCCCAAATTAGGTTTTAATCCCATTGCTTTTATTGATGATAATCCTCAAAAACTTGGCTTAACCATACAAGGTTTGCCTGTACTGGGAAATCGTTATCAAATTCCTGAAATCATTGCAGCCCAGAACATCCGTCAAGTAGTAATTGCTATGCCTACCACTTCAGGTAAAGTAATTAGAGAAATTGTCGACATCTGTCAGGCGATCGGTATAAAAGTTTACACCATGCCTTCGACTAATGAAATTCTCAATAATAGCAACAATGCAAATATCCTCAGAGAAGTAAAGATTGAAGACTTATTACGTCGTGAACCAATCCAAACCGATGCTCAAAGCGTTTTTAAGCTTCTAGAAGGTAAAAAAGTTTTAATTACTGGTGCAGGAGGGTCAATTGGTAGTGAGTTGTGTCGTCAAATTTTCCGTTGTCTACCTTCACAAATGATTTTACTCGGACACGGAGAAAATTCAGTTTTTAACATACAGCAAGAACTACAACAAGTTTTGCAAATACTTGAGCAAGAAGCCAACCCAGGTAAAAAATTAACAGAATTAACCCCTTTTATTGCAGATTTAAGAATAGAATCCAGACTAGAAACAGTTTTTCGCCTCTATCAACCTGATATTGTATTTCACGCAGCAGCCCATAAACACGTTCCTTTAATGGAATTGAATCCATCTGAAGCAATTACTAATAATGTTTTAGGGACAAAAAATCTTCTAGATTTGTCGATTAAATATAATGTTGACAATTTTGTGATGATTTCTACTGATAAAGCCGTAAATCCTACTAACGTTATGGGTGCTAGCAAACGTACTGCGGAGATGTTGGTTTTAAAAGCTGCAAAAACTAGTGGTAGACCCTATGCGGTAGTTCGTTTTGGTAATGTTTTGGGTAGTAGAGGTAGTGTTGTACCTACTTTTACCAAACAAATAGCTAAGGGAGGACCCGTTACCATTACTCACCCAGAAATTTGTCGCTACTTTATGACTATTCCTGAAGCTGTTCAGCTAGTATTACAAGCATCAGTTTTAACTAGTCGCAATAGTGAAGGTCAGATCTTTATGCTTAACATGGGTCAACCCGTTAAGATTGTAGACTTAGCTAAAGATTTAATCCGTCTTTCAGGATATGAAGTAGGTAAAGATATTGAAATTGTTTTTACAGGCTTAAGACCTGGAGAAAAACTTTACGAAGAATTGTTAGTTGAGGGAGAAGAATACGAATCTACCGCTCATGATAAAGTCTTGGTAGTTAAGAATGCTAGTCGCATAATTCCCGAAAATCTTGATCTAACTATCGATATCCTCTGTGCAGCAGCAGAACAAAATGATACCAACTTAATTATCTTTTTGTTAGATCAACTAGTAGTAGGATATACCACAAAATACCAAACAATTGATGTTCAATGCGCTCAAGAAAGCTTAGAAAAAATTGTTAGCAATACTTGCAAGCTCAATCCTGTAACAATAGGATTACAAATGGAAACTCAACCAGAATTAAATCTCCTAACTGGCTCTTTCCCAAATCGTCTAACTGCTAAAGAATTAGAACAAGGACTGCGACGAGCTTTAGAAAATGAAGAGTTTAGTATTCATTATCAACCAGTGATGAGCCTAAAAACTGGTCAAATACGAGAGTTTGAAGCTTTACTACGTTGGAATCATCCTCAATTAGGACTAATTGCACCTCAGAAATTTTTAGCAGCAGCAGCAGCATCAGGCATACTTATTCCTATTCAACGTTGGATTGTCGAGACTGTTTGTCTACAGTTAAAAGTTTGGCAACAAGCCTCTATTTTCAACTCAGATATTACTATTAGTATTAATTTACCTAATCAGCAACTATTTCAAACTAGTCTAGTTAAACATCTCGAATATAATCTGGATAAATATCAAATTAATCCTCAATCGATCGCTCTGGAAATTTCAGAATATCTTATCTGTGAAAATCCTTATGCTGCCATCACAATATTACCTCAGTTAAAGCGATTAGGAATTCAATTACAAATTGATAATTTTGGTCGAAGTGCTTCTATTTACGGTTGTGTACAGCCAAACCTAATTTATCGAGAATTTAATCGAGTTAAAATAGATCGTCATCTAATTAATAATATTGATAAAGATCTCCAAGCCTGGGAAATTTTTCACAATATTGTGCTTGATCTTGAAAATCATGGGTTAGATATTACGGCAACAGGAATTGAAAATATTCCACAGTTAAATAAAGTTAAGGAAATAGCTTGTGATTATGGACAAGGTTATTTCTTAGCTCAACCTATCAAAAAAGACAATATTCAGGAGTTAGTTACTAATATTAATCAAGCCACTTTTAAAAATAGCAATTAACCATTTGTTGCCAGTTTATAATTAGGCAAAAATATAGCTAGTTAATAAGCTAAACAACATATCTCAGTAGGATGCAAATAAATATTTAAAATCATAAATATGGAAATCTAAAATGAAGATAACCTTAGTTATTTCAGCCCTTGGTTGTGGTGGGGCAGAAAGAGTATTAGTTTTAATGGCTAAAGGATTAATAGACAGGGGGCATCATCTTAGTGTCATCACACTTGGTAATAAAGAGACAGATTTCTATCAATTACCTTTAGGATGTTCGCGTCTGGCTTTGGGAGTTATGGGTCAATCTTCTGGATTGATCGATGCTCTTAAAAATAATATAAATCGCATTAGTATTTTAAGAAAAGCTGTTCAATCTACCGACCCTGACGTAGTTATTTCTTTTCTTCAAATTACTAATATCACTACCATACTTGCTCTTTTAGGTACAAAATATCCCCTTATTGTTACCGAGCATAATAATATTAAAGTCTTTTCTTATGGATTATTATGGGACAGCTTGCGCCGTTTAACTTATCCTGCTGCAACTAAAGTAGTTAGTGTAAGTAAAGGAGTTGACCTGAGTTTCGATTTATTACCAGAAAGTAAAAGAGCAGTAATATACAATCCTATAGTTGTTGAGGATAACGGTTATTTAGATCCATTACCGCCTGAAGTTGATTCTGAAAAACATTGGTTGGTAAGTATGGGTAGATTAACTTATCAAAAAGGCTTCGATTCACTTCTTCAAGCTTTTAGTAAAGTTGCTCATAAATATCCTAACTGGCAATTACTCATCTTGGGTAAAGGTGAATTAGAGCAGGAATTAAAACAGATGAGAGATGATTTAGGCTTATCAAGTAATCAGGTAATCTTTACTGGTTCTCTTAAAAATCCTTTTGCAGTTTTAAAGAAAGCTAAATTTTTTGCAATGGCTTCTCGCAATGAGGGTTTTCCTATGGCTCACGGTGAGGCTCTAGCTTGCGGTCTACCTGTA
Coding sequences:
- a CDS encoding group 1 glycosyl transferase, with product MKITLVISALGCGGAERVLVLMAKGLIDRGHHLSVITLGNKETDFYQLPLGCSRLALGVMGQSSGLIDALKNNINRISILRKAVQSTDPDVVISFLQITNITTILALLGTKYPLIVTEHNNIKVFSYGLLWDSLRRLTYPAATKVVSVSKGVDLSFDLLPESKRAVIYNPIVVEDNGYLDPLPPEVDSEKHWLVSMGRLTYQKGFDSLLQAFSKVAHKYPNWQLLILGKGELEQELKQMRDDLGLSSNQVIFTGSLKNPFAVLKKAKFFAMASRNEGFPMAHGEALACGLPVIATDCPSGPNEMIRHELDGLLVPNQDIEALTLAMDSIMSDEQKRQQLAAHAKEVTERFGLENIINQWEILIKELIKK
- a CDS encoding polysaccharide biosynthesis protein CapD, which produces MKLKKLNNKIRSLDKRLLSLNNRHFFIIDAIIFSLTPLLGIVLRVDDVPTLEEYRGGIIIATILFSIIKLVIFTFGGVYKRYWKYASIDELIQIAVLTGAAVIAETIILSVFAYTIGTNLNQYLVPRSLPLLDGILTFLLVGGIRFSIRAAERKNKQSKNFYKRERVLIVGAGDAGVSLLQEMRRNPKLGFNPIAFIDDNPQKLGLTIQGLPVLGNRYQIPEIIAAQNIRQVVIAMPTTSGKVIREIVDICQAIGIKVYTMPSTNEILNNSNNANILREVKIEDLLRREPIQTDAQSVFKLLEGKKVLITGAGGSIGSELCRQIFRCLPSQMILLGHGENSVFNIQQELQQVLQILEQEANPGKKLTELTPFIADLRIESRLETVFRLYQPDIVFHAAAHKHVPLMELNPSEAITNNVLGTKNLLDLSIKYNVDNFVMISTDKAVNPTNVMGASKRTAEMLVLKAAKTSGRPYAVVRFGNVLGSRGSVVPTFTKQIAKGGPVTITHPEICRYFMTIPEAVQLVLQASVLTSRNSEGQIFMLNMGQPVKIVDLAKDLIRLSGYEVGKDIEIVFTGLRPGEKLYEELLVEGEEYESTAHDKVLVVKNASRIIPENLDLTIDILCAAAEQNDTNLIIFLLDQLVVGYTTKYQTIDVQCAQESLEKIVSNTCKLNPVTIGLQMETQPELNLLTGSFPNRLTAKELEQGLRRALENEEFSIHYQPVMSLKTGQIREFEALLRWNHPQLGLIAPQKFLAAAAASGILIPIQRWIVETVCLQLKVWQQASIFNSDITISINLPNQQLFQTSLVKHLEYNLDKYQINPQSIALEISEYLICENPYAAITILPQLKRLGIQLQIDNFGRSASIYGCVQPNLIYREFNRVKIDRHLINNIDKDLQAWEIFHNIVLDLENHGLDITATGIENIPQLNKVKEIACDYGQGYFLAQPIKKDNIQELVTNINQATFKNSN